The following are from one region of the Salvia splendens isolate huo1 chromosome 2, SspV2, whole genome shotgun sequence genome:
- the LOC121769290 gene encoding uncharacterized protein LOC121769290 has protein sequence MTQKGNLFKGQKKSKSVPLNRHGKTAHTRKGKKVAKPSKVTKAMDADREVSKFINHCNEMKAVTVANKDGGYLSIVKPPTDSSTGGAGKK, from the exons ATGACGCAGAAGGGAAATCTCTTCAAAGGGCAGAAGAAAAGTAAATCAGTTCCTCTCAATCGACATGGAAAAACGGCTCATACGCGAAAAG GGAAGAAAGTTGCGAAGCCATCAAAGGTCACCAAAGCGATGGATGCCGATAGG GAGGTGAGCAAGTTTATAAACCACTGCAATGAGATGAAAGCTGTGACAGTTGCTAATAAAGATGGTGGCTATTTGAGTATTGTTAAACCACCCACAGATTCCTCAACTGGTGGTGCTGGGAAGAAGTAG
- the LOC121791900 gene encoding F-box/WD-40 repeat-containing protein At3g52030, translating into MDPTSSVNIRPPASAKRRRRVSLTTIDALGADTLFMIFTFLDLVHLIRCSAVCNSWRAVITKLKLLQLQYHKQHQADSASVSDLSNYSEKLINIQMEQLAMDQQRSSLLQGHVGVFQWKAHSVGFTKCRMKMGLILTGVGDKVMRLWSAESCKGLDEYQLPDRAPLIDFDFDEGKVVGLVGTRICIWKRIGTRDLFSSREGLFTRGLCMRYVDPQAVVGCEDGKVRVFDLYSRKISQIIKMHPGAVSSLCFSDEQLIVSGSSLGGISVSDLSSDQRVVTFDATSSAGIKTMCLSPNTYSLFCGSSTGYASCWDLRTMRRRWETRVSPNVLYSMQHLRNDASTLVIGGIDGVVRIVDQGSGDVLSRIIMENSSESSRSMDKNKLIQKKKGIRLTEDDRIDLLPNRPPITSLAVGMQKVVTAQSDKCIRVWKFGKK; encoded by the exons ATGGACCCTACGTCATCAGTTAACATCCGCCCGCCGGCATCGGCAAAGCGTCGCCGCCGTGTCTCTCTGACCACAATTGACGCTCTCGGAGCCGACACTCTATTCATGATTTTCACTTTTCTCGACCTCGTCCACCTAATTCGCTGCTCGGCCGTCTGCAACTCATG GAGGGCAGTGATTACTAAACTGAAGCTGCTGCAATTACAGTATCACAAGCAACATCAGGCTGATTCTGCTAGTGTCTCTGATTTGTCTAATTATTcagaaaaattgataaatatacAGATGGAGCAGCTAGCTATGGATCAACAAAGATCTTCTTTACTACAAGGACATGTTGGTGTTTTTCAGTGGAAAGCTCACTCGGTAGG GTTTACCAAATGCAGAATGAAAATGGGATTGATTCTCACTGGTGTTGGAGATAAG GTGATGCGTCTCTGGTCTGCAGAGAGCTGCAAGGGTTTGGATGAATACCAGCTTCCGGATAGAGCACCGCTAATTGATTTTGACTTCGATGAAGGGAAG GTTGTTGGTCTTGTGGGAACGCGTATATGCATATGGAAACGTATTGGAACTAGAGATCTGTTTTCCTCACGCGAAGGCTTGTTTACCAGGGGATTGTGTATGCG tTATGTAGACCCACAGGCAGTGGTTGGCTGTGAGGATGGGAAAGTGCGGGTCTTTGACCTGTATAGCAGAAAGATTTCACAAATAATCaa GATGCATCCTGGGGCAGTATCAAGCTTATGTTTTAGCGACGAGCAACTGATTGTCAGTGGTTCTTCTCTTGGTGGTATCTCTGTATCAGATCTTTCGTCAGATCAGAGGGTGGTTACCTTTGACGCAACTAGTTCTGCAG GCATAAAGACTATGTGTTTGAGCCCAAACACATATTCACTATTTTGTGGATCAAGTACAGGCTATGCATCTTGTTGGGACCTAAG GACAATGAGAAGAAGATGGGAAACACGAGTGAGTCCAAATGTGCTGTACTCTATGCAACATCTGAGGAATGATGCATCCACGTTGGTTATTGGCGGAATAGACGGTGTGGTGAGAATTGTCGACCAGGGCAGTGGCGATGTACTGTCCAGAATCATCATGGAGAATAGCTCTGAATCAAGCCGTTCCATGGACAAGAACAAATTAATTCAGAAAAAGAAAGGAATAAGACTTACGGAAGATGATCGCATTGATCTATTGCCAAATCGTCCTCCTATAACAAGCTTGGCTGTTGGAATGCAGAAAGTTGTCACTGCACAAAGTGATAAATGCATAAGAGTTTGGAAGTTTGGTAAAAAATGA